From a region of the Hypanus sabinus isolate sHypSab1 chromosome 2, sHypSab1.hap1, whole genome shotgun sequence genome:
- the LOC132381094 gene encoding uncharacterized protein LOC132381094 isoform X1: MPGCGWPSLSASARPAPDPPMLTGYPGCERPSLSASARPAPDPPMRTGYPDGDSTLATVTLDQSAPHPLARSMMDILVEGHWTRCLFDTGSTESFIHPDTVQCCGLATRPVSRRIHLASGSHSADIRAGCVATLVVQGTEHRNFALLVMPNLCAPVLLGLDFQSHLESVTMVYDGPLPPLTVRNPQFCGTSSHTPLLTTHTHGPTHPIQNQTDSCATDTTCSLSTLKVPPPPLFANLTPDCRPVATKSRRYSAGDRAFIQSEVQRLLREGIIEPSTSPWRAQVVVVWTGQKNRMVVDYSQTINKFTQLDAYPLSRIADMVNQIAQYKVYSTIDLKSAYHQLPIRPEDCPYTAFEAGGRFYHFLRVPFGVTNGVSVFQREMDRIVNQYQLQATFPYLDNITICGHDWPDHDANLQRFLQVAEALNLTYNRDKCVFGTTRLAQEGRPVAFFSRTLQGSEIWHSTVEKEAQAIVEAIRHWRHYLAGKRFTLLTDQRSVAFLFINQQRGKIKNDNILRWRIELSTYNYDILYRPGRLNEPPDALSRGTCASTQLDQLYALHAQLCHPGVTRFYHFVKARNLPYSLENIRTMTRDCQICAECKPHFYRPDTAQFVKATRPFERLSVDFKGPLPSTDRDVYFLNIIDEYSWFPFAIPCPDTTATSVIKALCQLFTLFGYPCYIHSDRGSSFMSDELRQYLLARGIATSRITSYNPRGNGQVERENATLWKATPLALKSKGLPVSRWQEVLPEALHSIRSLLCMSTNTTPHERLFSFPRKSVTATTLPVWLTSPGPVLLRKHVRSNKYSPLVERVHLLHANPQYAYVVLPDGREDTVSIRDLAPAGAADHYPEHSPVTMNPVPEVTPCTPGPTQTPHDTYIPGVSYAFIPGTSHMREGSPAHNGLEQHNLRPLCNHQCRRHPCDHSRCYIDRSDRFDHLIDLTCKKLRHMGTLLNKGGVNVVNYVCLSGHAPHSPADCSCGPSHRPLYKGDLKPMLSLSLQDVV, from the coding sequence atgcccggatgtgggtggccatctttgtcggcgtcagcacgtcccgcccccgaccctccgatgctgaccgggtaccccggatgtgagcggccatctttgtcggcatcagcacgtcccgcccccgaccctccgatgcgtaccgggtaccccgacggcgattcaactctggccactgtaactctcgaccaaagcgccccacacccgctcgcaaggtccatgatggacatcctggtggaggggcattggactagatgcctgtttgacacgggcagcactgagagttttattcacccggacacagtgcaatgctgcggactcgcaacgaggccggtaagtcggaggatccatttggcttctgggtcgcattccgcagacatccgggcgggttgtgtagcgactttggtggtgcagggcacagaacatcggaactttgcgctactggtcatgcctaatctgtgtgcacctgtgctattggggctggacttccagagccatcttgaaagtgtaactatggtatatgacgggcccctcccaccactcactgtccggaatcctcagttttgtgggacttcttcacataccccgctactgaccacacacacccaCGGgcccacacatcccatccagaaccagaccgacagctgcgctaccgacaccacttgcagcctctccactctcaaggtccctcccccaccgctgttcgccaacctgacccctgactgtaggcctgtggcaactaaaagcaggaggtacagcgcgggggacagggccttcattcagtcggaggtgcagcgactgctcagggaggggatcattgagccaagcacaagcccttggagggcccaggtggttgttgtttggactgggcagaaaaataggatggtggtggactatagtcaaaccatcaataagttcacgcagcttgacgcgtaccccctatcccgcatcgcggatatggtcaaccagatcgctcagtacaaggtgtactcgacaattgatctgaaatccgcttatcaccagctccccatccgcccagaggactgcccctacaccgccttcgaggcgggcggcaggttctatcacttcctgcgcgtccccttcggtgtcacgaatggtgtctctgtcttccagagggaaatggaccggatagtgaaccagtaccaactgcaggccacatttccctatctggataacatcaccatctgtggtcacgactggccagatcacgacgccaacctccaacgatttctccaagtggccgaagctctgaaccttacttataacagggacaagtgtgtgtttggaaccacccgccttgctcaggaaggcagaccagtagcattcttttctcgcaccctccaggGCTCCGAAATttggcactccacggtggagaaagaagcccaggccatagtggaagctattaggcactggaggcactatcttgctggcaaaaggttcaccttgctgaccgaccagcgctcggttgcgttcctcttcatcaaccaacagcggggcaaaatcaaaaatgataatattttgcggtggagaatagaactctccacctacaactatgatatcctgtaccggcctggcagactcaatgagccccctgatgccctatcccggggaacgtgtgctagcacacagctcgaccagctgtacgcccttcatgcacaactttgccatccgggggtcacccgattttaccattttgtgaaagctcggaacctgccgtactccctggagaacatcaggacgatgaccagggactgccaaatttgcgctgagtgcaaaccgcacttctaccgtcctgacacggcgcaatttgtcaaggccacccgcccttttgagcgactgagtgttgactttaagggcccccttccctccaccgaccgcgatgtctattttctcaatattatcgacgagtactcgtggttcccctttgccatcccctgccccgacaccactgccacgtccgtcataaaagccctgtgccagctcttcactctgttcgggtatccctgctatatccacagtgatagagggtcctcctttatgagtgacgagctgcgccagtacctgctagccaggggcattgctactagtcggatcacgagttataatccccggggtaatggacaggtggagcgggagaatgccactctgtggaaggccacacctttagcccttaagtcaaaagggttgccggtctctcgatggcaggaggtcctccctgaggcactccactctatccgctccctgttatgtatgtccaccaatACCACTCCTCACGAGCggctattctcttttcccaggaagtctgtcactgcgaccaccctaccagtttggctgacgtccccggggccagtgctgctccggaaacatgtgaggagcaataaatactccccgctggttgagagggttcaccttctacatgcgaacccccagtatgcctacgtggtcttacctgatgggcgggaggacacggtctccatccgcgacctggcacccgcaggtgcagcagaccactaccccgaacactccccggtaactatgaaccctgtacccgaggtgacaccgtgcacaccaggccctacacagactcctcatgacacttatataccgggcgtttcgtatgcatttataccaggcacctcgcacatgcgtgagggatcaccggcgcatAATGGGCTGGAACAacacaacctccgtcccctgtgcaatcaccaatgtcgccggcatccttgcgatcacagccggtgctacatagatcgcagcgacagattcgaccacctgatagacttgacttgtaagaaacttcgccacatggggactcttttaaacaaagggggggtgaatgtggtgaactacgtgtgcctgtctggacatgccccccactcccccgctgactgctcctgtggcccctcccacagacccctgtataaaggtgatctgaagcctatgctctctctcagtctccaggacgtagtatga
- the LOC132381094 gene encoding uncharacterized protein LOC132381094 isoform X2: MPGCGWPSLSASARPAPDPPMLTGYPGCERPSLSASARPAPDPPMRTGYPDGDSTLATVTLDQSAPHPLARSMMDILVEGHWTRCLFDTGSTESFIHPDTVQCCGLATRPREMDRIVNQYQLQATFPYLDNITICGHDWPDHDANLQRFLQVAEALNLTYNRDKCVFGTTRLAQEGRPVAFFSRTLQGSEIWHSTVEKEAQAIVEAIRHWRHYLAGKRFTLLTDQRSVAFLFINQQRGKIKNDNILRWRIELSTYNYDILYRPGRLNEPPDALSRGTCASTQLDQLYALHAQLCHPGVTRFYHFVKARNLPYSLENIRTMTRDCQICAECKPHFYRPDTAQFVKATRPFERLSVDFKGPLPSTDRDVYFLNIIDEYSWFPFAIPCPDTTATSVIKALCQLFTLFGYPCYIHSDRGSSFMSDELRQYLLARGIATSRITSYNPRGNGQVERENATLWKATPLALKSKGLPVSRWQEVLPEALHSIRSLLCMSTNTTPHERLFSFPRKSVTATTLPVWLTSPGPVLLRKHVRSNKYSPLVERVHLLHANPQYAYVVLPDGREDTVSIRDLAPAGAADHYPEHSPVTMNPVPEVTPCTPGPTQTPHDTYIPGVSYAFIPGTSHMREGSPAHNGLEQHNLRPLCNHQCRRHPCDHSRCYIDRSDRFDHLIDLTCKKLRHMGTLLNKGGVNVVNYVCLSGHAPHSPADCSCGPSHRPLYKGDLKPMLSLSLQDVV, encoded by the exons atgcccggatgtgggtggccatctttgtcggcgtcagcacgtcccgcccccgaccctccgatgctgaccgggtaccccggatgtgagcggccatctttgtcggcatcagcacgtcccgcccccgaccctccgatgcgtaccgggtaccccgacggcgattcaactctggccactgtaactctcgaccaaagcgccccacacccgctcgcaaggtccatgatggacatcctggtggaggggcattggactagatgcctgtttgacacgggcagcactgagagttttattcacccggacacagtgcaatgctgcggactcgcaacgaggccg agggaaatggaccggatagtgaaccagtaccaactgcaggccacatttccctatctggataacatcaccatctgtggtcacgactggccagatcacgacgccaacctccaacgatttctccaagtggccgaagctctgaaccttacttataacagggacaagtgtgtgtttggaaccacccgccttgctcaggaaggcagaccagtagcattcttttctcgcaccctccaggGCTCCGAAATttggcactccacggtggagaaagaagcccaggccatagtggaagctattaggcactggaggcactatcttgctggcaaaaggttcaccttgctgaccgaccagcgctcggttgcgttcctcttcatcaaccaacagcggggcaaaatcaaaaatgataatattttgcggtggagaatagaactctccacctacaactatgatatcctgtaccggcctggcagactcaatgagccccctgatgccctatcccggggaacgtgtgctagcacacagctcgaccagctgtacgcccttcatgcacaactttgccatccgggggtcacccgattttaccattttgtgaaagctcggaacctgccgtactccctggagaacatcaggacgatgaccagggactgccaaatttgcgctgagtgcaaaccgcacttctaccgtcctgacacggcgcaatttgtcaaggccacccgcccttttgagcgactgagtgttgactttaagggcccccttccctccaccgaccgcgatgtctattttctcaatattatcgacgagtactcgtggttcccctttgccatcccctgccccgacaccactgccacgtccgtcataaaagccctgtgccagctcttcactctgttcgggtatccctgctatatccacagtgatagagggtcctcctttatgagtgacgagctgcgccagtacctgctagccaggggcattgctactagtcggatcacgagttataatccccggggtaatggacaggtggagcgggagaatgccactctgtggaaggccacacctttagcccttaagtcaaaagggttgccggtctctcgatggcaggaggtcctccctgaggcactccactctatccgctccctgttatgtatgtccaccaatACCACTCCTCACGAGCggctattctcttttcccaggaagtctgtcactgcgaccaccctaccagtttggctgacgtccccggggccagtgctgctccggaaacatgtgaggagcaataaatactccccgctggttgagagggttcaccttctacatgcgaacccccagtatgcctacgtggtcttacctgatgggcgggaggacacggtctccatccgcgacctggcacccgcaggtgcagcagaccactaccccgaacactccccggtaactatgaaccctgtacccgaggtgacaccgtgcacaccaggccctacacagactcctcatgacacttatataccgggcgtttcgtatgcatttataccaggcacctcgcacatgcgtgagggatcaccggcgcatAATGGGCTGGAACAacacaacctccgtcccctgtgcaatcaccaatgtcgccggcatccttgcgatcacagccggtgctacatagatcgcagcgacagattcgaccacctgatagacttgacttgtaagaaacttcgccacatggggactcttttaaacaaagggggggtgaatgtggtgaactacgtgtgcctgtctggacatgccccccactcccccgctgactgctcctgtggcccctcccacagacccctgtataaaggtgatctgaagcctatgctctctctcagtctccaggacgtagtatga